The Coffea arabica cultivar ET-39 chromosome 1e, Coffea Arabica ET-39 HiFi, whole genome shotgun sequence genome has a window encoding:
- the LOC113695451 gene encoding uncharacterized protein, which produces MDLTVLKWQMLRGTLMKRMFVKAFALGSALLVLSIIQMTHDARKMEPILLNLDACPLNFGSSEYYNVSKFSNPLSVLRFSLYGGFKMLSKETENLANNVFKELMGKNLLDPNSKTLCVGEGSASAVSALRELGFRHAVAVGSHPSFSLLKRRFVCELDFADNSFDFLFSRALDGVSVPALIVLEIERVLRPGGIGAMLVGAHDFYSGSLIRSATPVSLYLKSSEIIHVCGVGSNALVIFKKRFENAAFFEQFQLPNECPAITNNKPFMKFIEPLTDEKSLHTKREVSYLPKFLNTSTRNRLIYINVGADESTNLSIYELFKPYSSFGKRAFSVFLMDHNTSVLSSHIKTPGITFIYHPGLAGENAAPELDSDEYLSAPMDTEGFDFARWFKETVEDDDFVVLRINTRTLKLNILGELFKTGVICRVDELFLQCSESLDCKGAICEDCMSLFRSLRNSGVFVHQWLGD; this is translated from the coding sequence atggaTTTGACGGTCTTGAAATGGCAAATGCTACGTGGGACTTTAATGAAACGTATGTTTGTTAAGGCATTTGCGTTAGGGTCTGCTCTGCTTGTGCTTTCCATTATACAGATGACCCATGATGCTCGAAAAATGGAGCCAATTTTGCTGAACTTGGATGCATGCCCACTGAACTTTGGCTCTAGCGAGTATTACAATGTCAGCAAGTTTTCAAATCCCCTTTCGGTTCTTAGGTTTTCTCTTTATGGGGGTTTTAAGATGCTTAGCAAAGAGACTGAAAACTTGGCTAATAATGTTTTCAAGGAGCTTATGGGGAAGAATTTGCTGGATCCTAATTCGAAAACTTTGTGTGTTGGGGAGGGTTCTGCCTCTGCTGTATCAGCTCTGCGAGAGCTGGGTTTCCGACATGCTGTTGCTGTTGGTAGCCACCCATCTTTCTCACTTCTAAAACGGAGATTTGTTTGTGAGCTCGACTTTGCGGATAATTCCTTCGATTTTTTGTTCTCGAGAGCTCTTGATGGGGTATCTGTGCCAGCTCTTATCGTGCTTGAGATTGAGCGTGTTTTACGTCCAGGTGGCATTGGTGCTATGCTTGTTGGTGCCCATGACTTCTACTCTGGAAGCCTGATTAGGTCTGCCACAccagtttcattatatttaaaGAGTTCTGAAATCATACATGTGTGTGGTGTTGGCTCAAATGCTCTAGTCATCTTTAAGAAAAGATTTGAAAATGCTGCTTTCTTTGAGCAATTTCAACTTCCAAATGAATGCCCTGCCATCACAAATAACAAACCATTTATGAAGTTCATTGAGCCCCTAACGGATGAAAAATCACTACATACCAAGAGGGAAGTTTCTTATCTGCCCAAGTTTTTGAATACTTCAACAAGGAACAGACTCATTTACATCAATGTTGGTGCAGACGAATCCACAAACCTGAGTATTTATGAGCTGTTTAAACCTTATAGTTCATTTGGTAAACGAGCATTCAGTGTATTTTTGATGGATCATAACACTTCTGTCCTGTCTTCTCACATCAAAACTCCTGGTATCACTTTTATTTACCATCCAGGCCTCGCAGGAGAAAATGCTGCTCCGGAACTGGACTCTGATGAGTACTTGAGTGCTCCAATGGATACAGAAGGGTTTGACTTTGCTCGCTGGTTTAAAGAAACAGTGGAAGATGATGATTTTGTGGTCCTTAGGATTAACACAAGAACACTGAAGTTGAACATTCTTGGTGAATTGTTCAAAACTGGAGTAATATGCCGCGTTGATGAACTTTTCCTCCAGTGCTCAGAGTCGCTAGACTGCAAAGGTGCCATTTGTGAAGACTGCATGAGTCTTTTCAGAAGTCTCAGAAATTCTGGTGTGTTTGTTCATCAGTGGTTGGGGGACTGA